The sequence actggttcaactcagagccaggggaactcaagagcccagaaaataggtaaaccaaggttcaataagacaagagccaaacttacactccttgtcaagaaacctctggtaaaacctcAAAAATAGATTTAAGCTTAACTCCCTTATCCTTGGTAGTTTCATAGTCAAatgttcaaggtgctgaattcagaaccacccttaccctcaatgaacacaccaggttaaatagaagtagctttattcaaaaatataagtgcacattaaaatatagcagcaaaacaattcctcaaaaccacacacccaatcaggggtttaggtatacataagagaattcacacacacaacaagaaaataacaacctagctAGCCTGTCTACTTATTtaggaggtagttggttgtaatctcatctctcctcagagagaatagcatcaggtacAAAACAATGGAACCCCACTTAGGTGACCACCAGCAAGATGGACACCCATAGGCATCATCCAGGGAAACCTCTCAAGGGAAACCTCTCAAGGGGAACCCCTCAAGGGGAACCCctccaggggaacaaaggctatgggtctcaaggcctatacttaaggaaaaagaaacccaactGTCCAGAATTAATTAACTaatcaggggctttctgatgtaatcccttcTCGATGCTTCTTCAGTTTTTCgcaccttgcaggcccccctcccaactgtgttcttAACCTTCACAGGCCTGCATGTCCTAGAGTACCAGGCTCTCACTGATTAGCAAAGATAATCAGGTGTTTCTATTCAGGCCTCCCTAACTGCCTTCAGCTGGGAaacgaaacttaacatttttgcctttccagaggcctgtcttttgacaagatgtaactcccagaaTTATTTGTACTGAGCTATGATATTAAGAAATTGGTTTAACAATTCATAAAATTTTCAGTTTCATGACAGAATCCAGGTTATAAGTAATGCACATAATAAATGTAGATACACCTGGGAGATGTAAGTGATACAATATTATTTGGTTCCAAATCTGTTTATTGTAAATTGCACTCACAGTTATATTATGCAACAAATGGACTTGTTCTCAGAATTCAAATCACCATtcctaaagagaaataaaggtgtGCTTTATCTACGCCAATGCATGGGAATGATATGCTTAATCTAATGTGAATTTTAAAACTTCAGCACCACCTAGTGACAGAAAAATGTAGAAGCATACTATTCTGAAGGAGCTCATTAAATTAATAAACAGGACATCTTGATGTTGCATCTCAAAGATGAAACTGATTCAGTGTCATAAACTGATCCTACACAATGAATCACAGATTCAGCTATTAAAGCAATCCTTTTGAAAATATGTAGGAATCTAAACGAAGCATTGAATAAACTGAATAGAATACAAACCAGGACTGTTGAATGTCATTCAGAATCACCTTTGAGAAAATGCACCAGAATCAAAATAGTTTTTAAAGTGATGTGTACAAGTTTGAGGATTGATGAACACAATTTTGTTTTCTACATAAGCATTCTTAACTATCCACAGGCTAGACTATCATATGGAGAAACATATTACCCTGCCTTGCGCAGTTACTGCTAGAGCTGGCATAATTCCCATGATCACAAGTGGACAAGGTGTCAGCTGTATTTGTGAGCACCCAGATCACATATTTATTCATGGAAGTGCATGTTTGTGTCTTGCTCAGTATTATTTTTATTGGGCCTGATAAAATGAAACATGATAATCAGGGTCCCTTCTTTCAGCAACTTTCATAAgcgggtttttttttctttgcaagaTGATTTCTATCAGTTACTGTTACAAACAACACAGCTAAAATTAATTTCTTCAGCTTCACCTAGACCACAGAATAATTAGTGAAAAGGGCATGCAAGAGTTGCACAGACATTGTATGTTTAAAAAGGTCATGTTTTTGCATACTTTTCCCCTTATAAAAGGAAAACGTAAGATATACAATATCACTCATGCTGTGATCCAAAACATATTCCCCTCAAAGTTTgtgccactgaaattaacagaacaGGCTTCCCAATTAATGTATTTAGTACTGAAGTGTTTTAGGCTTTAATAGCATATCAGCACATTCTTTCATATATCTGCAAAGGATCTCATGCACAGAGTGGGTTCTTTTTGTAAAGAGCACCATCCCTGCTTTCTGAAACTGAATAAGGTGCTTGCTGCAGAAGAGAGCTGTTATTCAGAAAGAACAAGTTCCACTCCATTGTTAAGTCTGTGCATATAAACTTGATGCATTCAGGAACTATGTTTAGTTTATAACAGTTTTCACATTCTAGTTTTAAATATGACCTTCCCACATTTTCTCCTCTAAAGACTGAGCTACACACACAAAGTCCATGTTATTTATTGTGTTTACGAAATAACAATTTGTACATGTAAAAAGAGACACCTGTTCACACAAATGCATCTATTGGACTTACAGGATAAATTTATACACCATTTAACAAAGTATGCTTCTTGAGAAAACTAATTCATTTGACTGAGTTTACTCTCCAAATGTTAAGGATCTCGAAGCTATTTGTTGTTCCTTGTGCAGATCTTTTGCCCTATTCTTTAGGGCTTCTGCCTTAGCATTGTTCTTCTCCACACCATCCCCCAGCTTGTACATTCGACTAGCATTAGCACATGCCCATATGTGTCCCAAGTCACATGCTTTTAGAGAATACTCCAAAGCCTGGTTCATATCCTTTGATATCCCAGGGGCTCCTTGGAGATATATTGTACTAAGGTTGAAACAGCTCGGAGCAAAACCAGCATCACAAGCTTTACTATAATAATCCCTGGCTAGGAGTGCATTGGGCTTCTCATCATCATTTCCCCGGCCATCATGTGCCAGCAGTCCAACATTATGACAAGCATCAATGGATTTCTTCCCACCTTTCTCACATGACTTCAAAAAACAGTTGTAGGCAGTTTTCCAATCCACAGTGAGTCCACCtggggagagaaaaagacttgTTTTATTCATAATACTTTTCCTAAGTGCTCAGTGTGCTTCATGTACATTAATAACTTTATAACATCCCTGAAAGTTAGTCTAGTGCTATTCCCATACTACAAACAAGAGGGCTGAAACTAAAAGCCATCCACTGCGCTACATTGGTCTCTCCATCATCCCCACACTCTTCCAACAACCTTACTTGGATTGTCTTCTCTTTCATTTTTGGAGGTACATTGGGTTGTAGGGAGGGAAGCTCTTTCTTACCTTTTCCAGTCACATAGTAAGCTCCAAGTTTGTAGCAGCTTTCACTGTGCAGGTTTTTTTCACAATTCTCCTTTAGTACTTTAGCAGCTCCCTCAAGGTTTTTCTTCACTCCTTCTAGGTAATCAGCCAGACGGTGACAACCTGCGGTTTTACAATGAAACTTAAATCAAAGTATGATCATGTCACCTCCAATTTTGTGCTCCACTTGTAACCTTTGCTTTCTtgcttgtttgattttattttcaaCAGTTAGGACAGGATGTTCATCGTTTCCCATATCTGCTGCCTAACAACATAGTGAAAGGCATGAAGTGGGCTGATTACTGAGATGGGATTGGCTAATAGGTCTTAAGCTATATTTCCATATAAACTTAAACTGAAGGatcacctccagtaccacaaattaagccgcccgactagatcagccacgcagggccttctctcagtcccaccaacgaaaacagctaggttggtggggactagagagagggcattttcagtggcggccccactctctggaactccctcccgtttgatcttcgccatgccccttccctggatacatttcaccgagccttaaaaacttggctctttggacaggcctttgggatctccggggtgggctaatttttctgtgattgtttattgtttctgattgccctacatagttttacgcctgcattagtgttgactgcattgtattttattctgtaattatattgtattttattgaattttaatatgtacgtcgcctagagtggcttcggccagataggcgacacaaaaattaatttattattattattattaaaagtccATTAAGTCACTGATGCATACTAGCTCAGCTTGGATAATCTTAGCTTGGGTTAATAAGCCAAAATGTGAATGAGCATGTTTTCACACACAGTCTCTTTGCAGCACAAGCAATCAGGCCATGAAGCCTCTAATACACCATGGTTTCTAGCTTCAGAAAAAAACAGGATATTTAACCATTGTTTAACGTTCAAAATGCTAGCTTCTTCTAGTGCTAGTAACCATAATTTCCTGGTTTGGATAAAATAGGCAACTATGGTTAGAGACTTCCTAATTTGATTGCTTGTACAGCAAAGGCAAGAGCTGCATGCACAGGAAAACGACTCATTTATATCTCAGTTTATTAAGCTGAGTCTGAATGTGGCCAATATAACAATAAATATGAGAGGAACATTGATTTGCCAAGCAGTCCTTTCCTTCCTTTGTCCTATAATTTCAGAGAAGTTTTACCCCAATCTGTATGGAAGTCCCACACCACATTTACACCAGACATCtattccactactattccacattaaacagtcatgccttcccccaaagaatccagggaaatgtagtttgtgatgggtgctgagagatgttag comes from Rhineura floridana isolate rRhiFlo1 chromosome 6, rRhiFlo1.hap2, whole genome shotgun sequence and encodes:
- the LOC133387702 gene encoding cytochrome c oxidase assembly factor 7: MGKVAFLVLLDYTSQQSIFGCHRLADYLEGVKKNLEGAAKVLKENCEKNLHSESCYKLGAYYVTGKGGLTVDWKTAYNCFLKSCEKGGKKSIDACHNVGLLAHDGRGNDDEKPNALLARDYYSKACDAGFAPSCFNLSTIYLQGAPGISKDMNQALEYSLKACDLGHIWACANASRMYKLGDGVEKNNAKAEALKNRAKDLHKEQQIASRSLTFGE